A single window of Rana temporaria chromosome 1, aRanTem1.1, whole genome shotgun sequence DNA harbors:
- the LOC120925078 gene encoding vomeronasal type-2 receptor 26-like, protein MKCPDDEWPNEKKDRCVPKLMEFLSYTDDPIVAAFSTVSILCFLLTGLILGIFIHYRDTPIVKANNRNLSYLLLVSIMLSFLCVFLFLGRPVDITCMLRVTSFGVIFSVAVSSLLAKSTMVCIAFKATKPGSPWRKWMGAKLPYCIICVFSLVQVIICVTWLSISPPFQDQDTHSNQGKIIIQCNEGSVIGFYSVLGYMGLLAAVSFIIAFLARTLPDSFNEAKYITFSMLVFCSVWIAMIPAYLSTRGKYMVAVEVFAIMASSTGLLGCIFFHKCYIILFRPDLNTKIVIH, encoded by the coding sequence ATGAAATGTCCTGATGATGAATGGCCAAATGAGAAGAAGGATCGGTGTGTTCCAAAATTGATGGAATTTCTCTCCTACACTGATGATCCAATTGTTGCAGCATTTTCAACTGTCTCCATTCTCTGTTTTCTTCTGACTGGTTtaatattggggatatttatacatTACCGGGACACCCCCATTGTTAAAGCTAATAACCGGAACCTGAGCTATCTTCTCCTGGTCTCCATCATGTTGAGCTTCCTCTGTGTCTTCTTGTTCCTCGGACGTCCAGTAGATATAACCTGCATGCTGCGTGTAACCTCTTTTGGTGTCATCTTCTCAGTTGCCGTCTCTTCTCTACTTGCCAAAAGTACCATGGTGTGTATTGCTTTCAAAGCCACCAAACCTGGGAGTCCCTGGAGGAAATGGATGGGAGCCAAACTGCCCTATTGTATCATTTGTGTCTTCTCACTGGTTCAAGTAATAATCTGTGTCACTTGGTTGTCTATTTCTCCCCCCTTCCAGGATCAGGACACTCACTCTAATCAGGGGAAGAtcatcattcagtgtaatgaGGGTTCAGTTATCGGCTTCTACTCTGTCCTGGGATATATGGGGCTTCTGGCAGCTGTGAGCTTCATTATAGCTTTTTTAGCcaggacattaccggacagttttaatgaggccaagtacatcaccttcagcatgctggtgttctgcagtgtctggattgccatgattccggcctatctgagcaccagagggaaatacatggtggctgtggaggTGTTTGCTATAATGGCATCAAGTACTGGACTTCTTGGCTGTATATTTTTCCACAAATGTTACATAATTCTGTTCAGACCTGACCTGAATACAAAAATAGTTATCCACTAA